In the Canis lupus dingo isolate Sandy chromosome 36, ASM325472v2, whole genome shotgun sequence genome, one interval contains:
- the CHRNA1 gene encoding acetylcholine receptor subunit alpha, which translates to MEPWPLLLLLGLCSAGVVVGSEHETRLVAKLFEDYNSVVRPVEDHRQAVEVTVGLQLIQLINVDEVNQIVTTNVRLKQQWVDYNLKWNPEDYGGVKKIHIPSEKIWRPDLVLYNNADGDFAIVKFTKVLLDYTGHITWTPPAIFKSYCEIIVTHFPFDEQNCSMKLGTWTYDGSVVAINPESDQPDLSNFMESGEWVIKESRGWKHWVFYACCPSTPYLDITYHFVMQRLPLYFIVNVIIPCLLFSFLTGLVFYLPTDSGEKMTLSISVLLSLTVFLLVIVELIPSTSSAVPLIGKYMLFTMVFVIASIIITVIVINTHHRSPSTHVMPDWVRKVFIDTIPNIMFFSTMKRPSREKQDKKIFTEDIDISDISGKPGPPPMGFHSPLIKHPEVKSAIEGVKYIAETMKSDQESNNAAEEWKYVAMVMDHILLGVFMLVCIIGTLAVFAGRLIELNQQG; encoded by the exons ATGGAGCCCTGGCCGCTCCTCCTGCTGCTTGGGCTCTGCTCAG CTGGCGTCGTCGTGGGCTCTGAACATGAGACCCGCCTGGTGGCAAAGCTATTTGAAGATTACAACAGTGTGGTTCGGCCAGTGGAAGACCACCGCCAGGCCGTGGAGGTCACCGTGGGCCTGCAGCTGATACAGCTCATCAACGTG GATGAAGTCAATCAGATTGTGACAACCAATGTGCGGCTGAAACAG CAATGGGTGGATTACAACCTAAAATGGAATCCAGAGGACTATGGTGGCGTGAAAAAAATTCACATTCCCTCGGAAAAGATCTGGCGCCCAGACCTCGTTCTCTATAACAA TGCAGATGGTGACTTTGCCATTGTCAAGTTCACCAAAGTGCTCCTGGACTACACGGGCCACATCACATGGACACCTCCGGCCATCTTCAAAAGCTACTGTGAGATCATTGTCACCCACTTTCCCTTTGATGAACAGAACTGCAGCATGAAGCTGGGCACCTGGACCTATGACGGCTCGGTGGTGGCCATTAACCCG GAAAGCGACCAGCCCGACCTGAGCAACTTCATGGAAAGTGGAGAGTGGGTGATCAAGGAGTCCCGGGGCTggaagcactgggtgttttatgcctgctgcccctccaccccctaccTGGACATCACCTACCACTTCGTCATGCAGCGCCTGCCTCTCTACTTCATCGTCAACGTCATCATTCCCTGCCTGCTCTTCTCCTTCTTAACCGGCCTGGTGTTCTACCTCCCTACGGACTCAG GAGAGAAGATGACTCTAAGCATCTCTGTCCTGCTGTCTCTAACCGTGTTCCTCCTGGTCATCGTGGAGCTGATCCCTTCCACCTCCAGCGCCGTGCCCTTGATTGGGAAGTACATGCTGTTCACCATGGTGTTTGTCATCGCGTCCATCATCATCACCGTCATCGTCATCAACACACACCACCGCTCCCCCAGCACCCACGTCATGCCCGACTGGGTACGCAAG GTTTTTATCGACACTATCCCAAATATCATGTTCTTCTCCACAATGAAAAGACCATccagagaaaaacaagacaaaaagatTTTTACGGAAGACATTGACATTTCTGACATTTCTGGGAAGCCAGGGCCTCCACCCATGGGTTTCCACTCTCCCCTGATCAAACATCCCGAGGTAAAAAGTGCCATTGAAGGAGTCAAATACATCGCAGAGACGATGAAGTCAGACCAGGAGTCCAATAAT GCGGCTGAGGAATGGAAGTATGTTGCAATGGTGATGGACCACATCCTCCTTGGAGTCTTCATGCTCGTCTGTATCATTGGAACCCTGGCTGTGTTTGCAGGTCGGCTCATTGAATTAAATCAGCAAGGATGA